One part of the Pirellulaceae bacterium genome encodes these proteins:
- the alaS gene encoding alanine--tRNA ligase produces MKTDELREKYLEFFVQQGHSRQPSDVLVPTWDPSVLFTPAGMNQFKDHFLGKVKLDFTRATTCQKCLRTGDIDNVGRTAYHHTFFEMLGNFSFGDYFKAEAILWAWQFLTDKKWLGIDPARLTVTVYKDDDEAAGIWHEKIGLPASRISRMDEDENFWPASAPSQGPDGVCGPCSEIYYQLDNGKDVEIWNLVFTQFNRVGEPPNNLRPLPSKNIDTGMGLERTASVMQNVPTNFHIDILFPIVKAAAEVCSRSYVYDSEDGRRLRRITDHIRACVFSVHENILPGPKKARYVIKRLLRRAVLDGHQMGMRQPFLYQLVPAVAQAMGGAYPELKTTVQRVAEVIRKEEGDFFSTIDAGLDRIAKVFSHMEQSRMLMVDGDEAATLYQTYGVPPELFQTMAADRSFTFDWSGFRQAMKKHEEISGGGQRELFQTGPLETLKAALHRTEFVGYETNSSPVVVQGIIVGDGADERLASQIDASQCTDQRLQVVVDRTPFYAEGGGQVGDRGRLQADGVEFLVTDTQRSGELIVHLGRLTKGRLSTGQQLSAQVDDARRSGIQRAHSATHILHHALQSVLGGHAQQQGSKVDDDWLRFDFTNLVALTDQQVQQIESIVTDRVRAAEPISWKTVPLTEARQAGAMMLFGEKYPDPVRMVSMGDFSKELCGGTHLQNTQQVQNFEVMSEEGIAAGTRRIEALTGEKAAARRSEVQQVLQRIADELSCATGDVVEAIKCLSLNVRGLKKQLDGGAECQLQSLSSSAGSASDYPQQRRLLRDASRMLNVASDKLLARVQSLRADQQKLQSQIAELASEGELSVASLLDRGQMVGDTLVLVTETVGANPNLMRRWIDQIRTQSAQPAAVLLAAKSGDDKVMLVAGLSKSLVGKGVSANDWIGQVAPIVGGGGGGKPDFAQAGGKQPDKLPQALEAARQAIGKLLKGI; encoded by the coding sequence ATGAAAACCGACGAACTACGTGAAAAATATTTGGAATTCTTCGTGCAGCAGGGGCACTCCAGGCAGCCCAGTGATGTGCTGGTGCCCACTTGGGATCCATCTGTTCTGTTTACACCTGCGGGCATGAACCAATTCAAAGATCACTTTTTGGGCAAGGTCAAGCTGGACTTTACGCGCGCCACTACATGCCAGAAATGCTTGCGTACCGGCGACATCGACAATGTTGGTCGCACCGCCTATCACCACACTTTTTTCGAGATGCTGGGCAATTTTAGTTTTGGTGATTATTTCAAGGCCGAAGCCATCCTGTGGGCCTGGCAATTCTTAACCGACAAGAAGTGGCTGGGCATCGATCCTGCGCGCCTCACCGTCACGGTTTACAAGGATGATGATGAAGCCGCTGGGATTTGGCATGAAAAGATCGGACTACCAGCTAGTCGCATTTCTCGCATGGACGAAGATGAAAATTTCTGGCCCGCCAGCGCCCCCAGCCAAGGCCCCGACGGGGTATGCGGGCCATGCAGCGAAATCTACTACCAATTGGATAATGGCAAGGACGTTGAGATTTGGAACTTGGTGTTCACGCAGTTCAATCGCGTGGGTGAGCCCCCCAACAATTTGCGGCCACTGCCCAGCAAGAATATTGACACCGGTATGGGACTTGAGCGAACGGCCAGCGTTATGCAGAACGTACCCACCAATTTTCATATCGACATATTGTTTCCCATCGTCAAGGCGGCAGCCGAAGTTTGCTCGCGATCCTATGTTTACGACAGCGAAGATGGCCGACGGCTACGGCGAATCACTGACCATATCCGCGCCTGTGTATTTTCCGTTCATGAGAATATTCTGCCGGGTCCCAAGAAGGCGCGGTACGTTATCAAGCGGCTATTGCGACGGGCTGTATTGGACGGCCATCAGATGGGCATGCGCCAGCCTTTTCTGTATCAATTGGTTCCCGCCGTCGCCCAAGCAATGGGCGGCGCGTATCCGGAACTGAAGACTACCGTTCAGCGAGTGGCCGAAGTGATTCGCAAAGAGGAAGGGGACTTTTTCTCCACGATTGATGCCGGATTGGATCGGATCGCCAAAGTGTTTTCTCACATGGAACAATCGCGAATGTTGATGGTCGATGGCGACGAAGCAGCCACGCTCTATCAAACCTACGGCGTTCCGCCCGAACTGTTTCAAACAATGGCTGCCGATCGCAGTTTTACATTCGATTGGAGCGGATTTCGCCAGGCCATGAAGAAGCACGAAGAAATCAGCGGCGGTGGCCAACGCGAACTATTTCAAACCGGTCCTTTGGAAACGCTCAAGGCAGCTTTGCATCGCACGGAATTCGTGGGCTACGAAACTAATTCCAGCCCGGTGGTCGTTCAAGGCATCATCGTGGGAGACGGAGCTGACGAGCGGTTGGCTAGCCAGATTGATGCCAGCCAGTGCACAGACCAGCGCTTGCAAGTAGTCGTTGATCGCACTCCGTTCTACGCGGAAGGCGGTGGACAGGTGGGCGACCGGGGGCGCCTCCAGGCCGATGGCGTCGAGTTCTTAGTGACAGACACACAGCGCTCTGGCGAGTTGATTGTTCACTTGGGCCGCTTAACAAAGGGTCGGCTGTCGACGGGTCAGCAGTTGTCAGCTCAGGTTGACGACGCGCGGCGCAGCGGTATTCAACGCGCACACTCGGCGACGCACATTTTGCATCACGCTCTACAGTCGGTGTTAGGCGGGCACGCTCAGCAACAGGGCAGCAAGGTCGATGACGATTGGCTGCGATTCGACTTTACTAATCTGGTTGCACTGACCGATCAGCAAGTACAACAGATTGAATCGATAGTGACCGATCGCGTGCGCGCTGCCGAGCCGATTTCATGGAAGACGGTGCCGCTGACCGAAGCCCGTCAAGCGGGAGCCATGATGCTGTTCGGTGAAAAATATCCCGATCCGGTACGGATGGTCTCGATGGGCGATTTTTCTAAGGAACTATGCGGCGGTACGCATTTGCAGAATACTCAACAGGTGCAGAATTTTGAGGTCATGAGCGAGGAAGGCATCGCGGCCGGCACGCGGCGCATCGAAGCGTTGACCGGCGAGAAAGCCGCAGCTCGTCGTTCAGAGGTTCAGCAAGTCCTACAGCGCATCGCCGATGAATTGAGCTGCGCTACAGGTGATGTGGTGGAAGCCATCAAGTGCTTGTCGCTCAACGTCCGCGGGCTAAAAAAGCAGTTGGACGGGGGTGCCGAATGCCAACTACAATCGCTTTCCAGCTCGGCCGGATCGGCCAGTGACTACCCGCAGCAGCGCAGGCTACTGCGCGATGCATCGCGAATGCTCAATGTCGCCTCCGACAAACTACTGGCCCGCGTGCAATCCCTCAGGGCCGATCAACAGAAACTGCAATCACAGATTGCCGAGTTGGCCAGCGAAGGCGAATTGTCGGTAGCCAGTCTGTTGGACAGAGGCCAGATGGTTGGTGACACGCTAGTTTTAGTTACTGAGACGGTCGGAGCCAATCCAAATTTGATGCGCCGTTGGATCGACCAGATTCGCACGCAGAGCGCCCAACCGGCTGCCGTCTTGCTGGCCGCCAAATCGGGTGATGACAAAGTGATGCTAGTCGCGGGATTGAGCAAATCGCTGGTCGGCAAAGGCGTGAGCGCCAACGACTGGATTGGACAGGTCGCACCGATTGTTGGCGGTGGGGGTGGTGGCAAGCCAGACTTTGCGCAAGCTGGCGGCAAACAACCTGACAAACTACCTCAAGCCCTCGAAGCCGCACGGCAAGCCATCGGTAAGTTGTTAAAGGGCATCTGA